From the genome of Colwellia psychrerythraea 34H, one region includes:
- a CDS encoding protein kinase domain-containing protein, with protein sequence MTNKKLQHFYIAQEQSIYLLSHKDATKLKQWVDLCQQQLKQLGFEDVALLGKGAYGFVFSGIKRKGSSADQLPVVFKFSRINLPQHVQDRLAEEAEIQGQLSHPQIPEVIDYQKIKRQSILQMTRAPGIDLEQLSLQVGPLAPELVVSIALQLADILLYLRQANNHRQLKPIVHGDIKPSNLVYDKSTGKVQLIDWGSSVSAQLDCDKQSTSTNVMDLMSSDLQHSNARLGDVYFIGPEQLNGGLSSPRFDEQGLAATLYALASGQSCRYGVKVIPPNALGLPKLLAQVLTGMLSDDEKLRAQAGDYFFNNLTYLKQVVLADKPTKINAIAQIPVWVKPQGEQIDTVVYGSRKSFLREQTGHDSLSNIDDAQLDKYYKNYLMGMGDNEKAFIAALSRLGNFPVVGGIAIRWAKEGVYIDSNLTLFDEALKTAFTSAVNNIIYLAQGIFRVGMFKSCLFNARNTLHVERIKENQPFVADETQVIQFEVSDVPDVDDITRLHSYFEDGKDPDEYLHLPDELMSVLAELNLIHHTGCIIFEVLPKHLKIHSYLMLLNHEKEAEFTDCLAKVLTLLPTIDGVGISGFMKLPYKDTRFFEHISSMPDKFYPKNPKL encoded by the coding sequence GTGACTAATAAAAAATTACAGCATTTCTACATTGCCCAAGAGCAATCCATTTACTTACTCAGTCATAAAGATGCGACTAAGTTAAAACAATGGGTTGATCTTTGTCAGCAGCAATTAAAGCAACTCGGCTTTGAGGATGTTGCACTGTTAGGTAAAGGAGCCTATGGCTTTGTTTTCTCAGGTATCAAGCGCAAAGGTAGTTCAGCAGATCAATTGCCCGTTGTCTTTAAGTTTTCTCGCATTAATTTACCTCAACATGTGCAAGATAGGTTGGCAGAAGAGGCCGAGATTCAAGGGCAACTTAGCCACCCACAAATTCCAGAAGTAATTGATTATCAGAAAATAAAGCGACAATCAATTCTGCAAATGACGCGAGCCCCTGGCATAGATTTAGAGCAATTGTCGTTGCAAGTAGGGCCATTAGCACCAGAGTTGGTGGTCAGTATCGCATTGCAATTAGCCGATATATTACTGTACTTACGCCAAGCTAATAATCACCGACAGTTAAAACCTATTGTGCATGGCGATATAAAGCCTTCAAACTTGGTTTACGATAAAAGCACAGGCAAGGTACAACTTATTGATTGGGGCTCATCCGTTAGTGCACAACTTGATTGTGACAAGCAAAGCACTAGTACTAATGTGATGGACCTAATGAGCAGTGACTTACAACATAGCAATGCACGTTTAGGAGATGTTTATTTTATTGGGCCTGAACAGCTCAATGGTGGTCTATCTAGTCCTCGTTTTGATGAACAGGGCTTAGCAGCGACGTTATATGCACTCGCTTCAGGTCAGTCATGCCGATATGGCGTAAAAGTGATACCACCGAATGCCTTGGGTTTACCAAAATTACTGGCTCAAGTCTTAACGGGGATGTTAAGCGATGATGAGAAACTTAGAGCGCAAGCAGGTGATTACTTTTTTAATAATCTCACTTACCTTAAACAAGTTGTTCTGGCAGATAAACCAACCAAGATTAACGCCATTGCACAAATTCCAGTTTGGGTAAAACCTCAAGGTGAGCAAATTGATACCGTAGTATATGGTTCACGAAAATCATTTTTACGCGAGCAAACAGGGCATGATAGTTTATCGAACATTGATGATGCTCAGTTGGACAAATACTATAAAAACTATCTTATGGGTATGGGGGATAATGAAAAAGCGTTCATTGCTGCATTAAGTCGGCTTGGTAATTTTCCTGTGGTAGGCGGCATTGCGATTCGTTGGGCGAAAGAGGGGGTTTACATTGATTCTAACTTAACGTTATTTGATGAAGCACTCAAAACCGCGTTTACTAGTGCAGTGAACAATATTATTTATTTGGCTCAGGGCATATTTCGTGTCGGTATGTTCAAAAGTTGTTTATTTAACGCCCGAAACACGCTTCACGTAGAACGTATTAAAGAAAATCAGCCCTTTGTTGCCGATGAAACTCAAGTGATACAGTTTGAAGTGAGTGATGTACCTGATGTTGATGATATAACCCGCTTACATTCTTATTTTGAGGATGGTAAAGATCCTGATGAATACTTACACCTACCAGATGAGTTAATGTCTGTTTTGGCCGAGCTCAATTTAATTCATCATACTGGTTGTATTATTTTTGAAGTGCTACCCAAGCATTTAAAGATTCATAGCTATTTAATGTTGTTGAATCATGAGAAAGAAGCCGAGTTTACAGACTGTTTAGCGAAGGTACTGACATTGTTACCGACTATTGACGGTGTTGGCATTTCAGGTTTTATGAAACTTCCCTACAAAGATACCCGTTTTTTTGAACACATCAGCAGTATGCCAGACAAGTTTTATCCAAAAAACCCTAAACTTTAG
- the ylqF gene encoding ribosome biogenesis GTPase YlqF: protein MAINWFPGHMHKAQKEIKEILPQIDVVIEVCDARLPFSSENPMITEIRGDKPLIKILNKSDLADPESTKVWLDYLESQHNVKAIALTTEQPSVAKNLVNLIRKLVPNKDEEGKQINAMIMGIPNVGKSTLLNTLVGKAKAKVGNEPAVTKGQQRIRLEEGLYLFDTPGMLWPKIANENSGYRLAVSGAVKDTAFDHDDIAYFAADYLLKNYPKRIMERYKLSELPAHEEDLIEAIGRKRSCIKSGGRVDLHKASVILINEIRDKTLGAISFELPDIIDAENAHFTELEEKRIAAREAKKAARGRGRKNKR, encoded by the coding sequence ATGGCGATTAACTGGTTTCCAGGCCACATGCACAAAGCACAAAAAGAAATAAAAGAAATATTACCGCAAATTGATGTGGTGATTGAAGTGTGTGATGCGCGTTTACCCTTTAGTAGTGAAAATCCTATGATCACTGAGATCAGAGGTGATAAACCACTGATAAAGATCCTTAATAAAAGTGATTTAGCTGATCCTGAAAGCACCAAAGTTTGGTTAGATTATTTAGAGTCGCAGCATAATGTAAAAGCGATTGCTCTAACCACAGAGCAGCCGAGTGTAGCAAAGAACCTTGTCAACTTAATACGTAAACTTGTGCCGAATAAAGATGAAGAAGGTAAGCAAATTAACGCGATGATAATGGGGATACCTAACGTTGGTAAATCGACATTACTCAATACCTTAGTAGGCAAAGCAAAAGCAAAAGTGGGTAATGAACCCGCGGTAACTAAGGGGCAGCAACGTATTCGTCTTGAAGAGGGGTTATACCTTTTCGATACCCCAGGTATGTTATGGCCTAAAATAGCGAATGAAAATTCTGGCTATCGTTTAGCGGTATCAGGTGCGGTAAAAGATACAGCATTTGATCATGATGATATTGCTTATTTTGCTGCGGATTACCTACTTAAGAATTATCCTAAACGTATAATGGAGCGTTATAAACTTAGCGAGTTACCTGCACACGAAGAAGACTTAATTGAAGCGATTGGCCGTAAACGCAGCTGTATTAAAAGTGGCGGTCGTGTTGATTTGCATAAAGCGTCTGTCATTTTGATAAATGAAATCCGTGATAAAACCTTGGGTGCTATTTCCTTTGAATTACCGGATATCATCGATGCTGAGAACGCGCACTTCACTGAACTTGAAGAGAAACGCATTGCCGCTAGAGAAGCTAAAAAGGCAGCCCGTGGTCGTGGTCGTAAAAATAAACGTTAA
- the lipA gene encoding lipoyl synthase, with the protein MSNDLTSESKTANRAAGEKFRDADKLAHIPIKVVSSTKATMLRKPSWLRIKLPKSSERIDNIKANLRKNDLHSVCEEASCPNLSECFNHGTATFMILGDICTRRCPFCDVGHGRPLAPKSDEPKKLANSLKDMGLKYVVITSVDRDDLRDGGAQQFADCVKEIGEQAPNTKVEILVPDFRGRMDRALEILNQNPPHVFNHNMETAPRLYTKVRPGANYQWSLDLLKRFGEANPDVTTKSGLMVGLGETNEEILEVMQDLRDHGVTMLTVGQYLQPSKDHLAVERYVHPDDFAMFEREAKKMGYEHAACGPLVRSSYHADKQAAGEEVK; encoded by the coding sequence ATGAGTAACGACTTAACATCAGAATCAAAAACAGCCAACCGTGCTGCTGGCGAAAAATTTCGCGATGCAGATAAATTAGCTCACATCCCTATTAAAGTTGTTAGTTCAACAAAAGCGACCATGTTACGTAAACCAAGTTGGTTACGTATCAAGTTACCAAAATCTAGTGAACGTATTGATAACATCAAAGCTAATTTACGAAAAAATGACCTTCATTCTGTTTGTGAAGAAGCATCATGCCCTAATTTATCTGAGTGTTTTAACCATGGTACTGCCACCTTTATGATTTTAGGTGATATTTGTACGCGTCGTTGCCCTTTCTGTGATGTTGGCCATGGTCGTCCACTGGCTCCAAAAAGTGATGAACCAAAAAAGTTAGCCAATAGCCTTAAAGATATGGGCTTAAAGTACGTCGTTATTACTTCAGTTGATAGAGATGATTTACGTGATGGTGGCGCACAGCAATTTGCAGATTGTGTGAAAGAAATTGGTGAACAAGCGCCAAATACTAAAGTCGAAATATTAGTACCTGACTTCCGTGGTCGTATGGACCGTGCGCTTGAAATACTGAATCAAAACCCTCCACACGTTTTCAACCATAATATGGAAACAGCACCACGTCTTTATACTAAAGTTCGTCCAGGCGCTAACTATCAATGGTCATTAGACTTACTTAAACGTTTTGGTGAAGCAAACCCAGACGTAACCACTAAATCTGGTTTGATGGTTGGTTTAGGTGAAACTAACGAAGAAATTTTAGAAGTAATGCAAGACTTACGCGATCATGGTGTAACTATGCTTACCGTTGGTCAGTACCTTCAACCAAGTAAAGATCACCTTGCCGTTGAGCGCTACGTTCACCCTGATGACTTTGCTATGTTTGAACGTGAAGCAAAGAAAATGGGCTATGAACACGCTGCTTGTGGTCCACTTGTTCGTTCGAGCTACCATGCTGACAAACAAGCTGCTGGTGAAGAAGTTAAGTAA
- a CDS encoding TonB-dependent receptor plug domain-containing protein has translation MKKRFNYSTLALSVCLSLGSTVTFAAEKDTSAGAEHADIERIVSVGTRISNRTVADSPSPIDIISSEAIKNSGATSTPDMLRKLAPSFNMNNTTTSDGQDLMRPATLRSLGPDQVLVLINGKRRHQQAVVAVQENVGRGSAGTDLSSIPMTAISHIEILRDGAAAQYGSDAIAGVINIVLKDDLGGSVWAQYGQTSEGDGESTEFGGNYGFGVGDKGTLNLTFEYADNGEMNRATPTTWFDAIDEPRQLLLVGEAATEMTSLWANFSYELGESSELYAFGGFTTKEGESLGFYRPADDNRVWSSLYPEGVTPKLGSKSEDYSVAVGFKTQVADWDIDASVVTGENRFEFSNLESLNASYGPDSPTSAYDGALIYSQTTFNLDAVTAVDLGFFDETSLAFGAEFRIDGFAQEAGDMVTYARGDTLCAESVNPTGDPLMTGCMGGDITTPGMQGFQGYSPAMAIDTDRNSFALYFDTETAVTEDWLVAAAVRYEDYDDFGSTVIGKLSTHLSLTENLAIRASASTGYRAPGMQQANFTQRSISLDNGELADLVTLRPNEELAEELGFTDLKEENSTNFSVGVIYTNGNYSSTLDVYQIDIDDRIVYSGNISRGINDEIDAFFDRHSGPGDSLDGVKNASIFTNAIDSETFGLDWVNQYTQELSSMDVVYELSYHHNNTEVSAINTSSSIVPNEVVFDNAQRLLVEKAQPQDRASLSAMFDMDTWSVTGRMTYYGEVTSASYGTPENTWGAKSLFDVTAQWEVTDNINISGGVLNLTDEYPDEWGTNGSPFTDLGFKYGWTSFPFSLAGREYYVRASYNF, from the coding sequence ATGAAAAAACGTTTTAACTACAGTACGCTAGCACTGTCTGTCTGCCTATCTTTAGGTAGCACAGTAACTTTTGCAGCGGAAAAGGACACTTCTGCTGGCGCAGAACATGCTGACATTGAACGTATAGTCAGTGTTGGTACACGTATATCTAACCGTACTGTTGCCGACAGCCCTTCTCCAATAGATATTATTTCATCAGAAGCAATTAAAAATTCAGGCGCAACCAGTACGCCTGATATGTTACGAAAGTTGGCACCTTCATTTAATATGAATAATACCACCACGTCTGATGGACAAGATTTAATGCGTCCCGCTACATTACGTAGCTTAGGGCCAGATCAAGTATTAGTATTAATCAACGGCAAGCGTCGTCATCAACAAGCAGTAGTTGCAGTACAAGAGAATGTTGGTCGCGGTAGTGCAGGTACAGATTTAAGCTCTATCCCTATGACAGCTATTTCACACATTGAAATTTTACGTGATGGTGCTGCAGCACAGTATGGCTCTGATGCTATTGCTGGTGTTATTAACATCGTACTAAAAGACGATTTAGGCGGTAGTGTTTGGGCACAATATGGCCAAACAAGTGAAGGCGATGGTGAATCAACTGAATTTGGTGGCAACTATGGCTTTGGCGTTGGTGATAAAGGCACATTAAACTTAACGTTTGAATATGCTGATAATGGAGAGATGAACCGAGCAACGCCAACCACATGGTTTGACGCAATTGACGAACCTCGCCAATTATTACTTGTTGGTGAAGCAGCTACAGAGATGACTAGCCTCTGGGCAAACTTTTCTTATGAATTAGGCGAAAGCAGTGAATTATACGCTTTTGGTGGTTTCACCACTAAAGAAGGTGAATCTTTAGGCTTTTATCGTCCTGCCGATGATAACCGCGTATGGAGTTCATTATACCCTGAAGGTGTAACACCTAAGCTTGGCTCAAAATCAGAAGATTATTCAGTCGCTGTTGGTTTTAAAACACAAGTTGCAGACTGGGATATAGATGCCAGTGTAGTAACGGGTGAAAATAGATTTGAATTTAGTAACTTAGAATCTTTAAACGCAAGTTATGGTCCAGATAGCCCAACATCAGCTTATGATGGCGCGCTAATTTATAGTCAAACCACTTTTAATCTTGATGCAGTAACCGCTGTAGACTTAGGATTTTTTGATGAAACCTCTTTAGCTTTTGGTGCTGAGTTTCGTATAGATGGTTTTGCTCAAGAAGCTGGTGACATGGTTACGTATGCACGTGGTGATACCCTTTGTGCAGAATCAGTAAATCCAACGGGCGACCCATTAATGACTGGTTGTATGGGTGGTGATATCACTACACCTGGTATGCAAGGTTTCCAAGGATATAGCCCTGCAATGGCAATAGATACCGACAGAAATAGTTTTGCGTTATATTTTGATACTGAAACAGCAGTTACTGAAGACTGGTTAGTTGCTGCAGCCGTTCGTTATGAAGACTATGATGACTTTGGTAGCACGGTTATTGGTAAGTTATCGACCCATTTAAGCTTAACAGAGAATCTTGCTATTCGAGCTTCAGCATCGACAGGTTACCGTGCACCAGGTATGCAACAAGCTAACTTCACTCAACGTTCAATTTCGTTAGATAATGGTGAACTTGCCGATTTAGTAACTTTACGTCCAAATGAAGAATTGGCTGAAGAATTAGGTTTTACTGACCTTAAAGAAGAAAATTCTACTAACTTCTCGGTTGGTGTTATTTACACTAATGGTAACTATTCATCGACTCTAGATGTTTATCAAATAGACATCGATGATCGTATTGTTTATTCAGGTAATATTTCTCGCGGAATTAACGATGAGATTGATGCTTTCTTCGATCGTCACTCTGGTCCTGGTGACTCGTTAGATGGCGTAAAAAATGCTTCAATATTTACCAACGCAATAGATAGTGAAACCTTTGGTCTTGATTGGGTAAACCAATATACGCAAGAACTGAGCAGTATGGATGTTGTCTATGAGCTTTCTTATCACCATAACAATACTGAAGTAAGTGCGATCAATACTTCTTCTTCTATTGTACCAAATGAAGTTGTTTTTGATAACGCACAAAGACTATTAGTAGAAAAAGCACAACCTCAAGACAGAGCCTCTTTATCAGCCATGTTTGATATGGACACCTGGTCGGTAACAGGTCGCATGACTTATTACGGTGAAGTAACTTCAGCTTCTTACGGTACGCCTGAAAATACTTGGGGTGCTAAAAGTTTATTTGACGTAACGGCTCAATGGGAAGTTACCGATAATATTAATATTAGCGGTGGTGTTCTTAACTTAACTGATGAATATCCTGATGAATGGGGCACAAATGGTTCTCCATTTACTGACCTTGGCTTCAAATATGGTTGGACTAGTTTCCCGTTCTCTCTTGCAGGACGTGAATATTACGTAAGAGCTTCATATAACTTCTAA
- the megL gene encoding methionine gamma-lyase encodes MTQFKSKNIETNAIHAGRINDTQFGSLATPLYQTSTFIFDNAQQGGDRFAGESEGYIYTRLGNPTTRQLEQRVAAMECMDDAAATATGMAAVSAALLTNLQAGDHMISSKAVYGCSFALMNHMLKKFNIEVTFVDMTEPDNIKAAIKENTKLVFLETPINPNLVVLDLEKICAIAKAHNLLSIVDNTFLTPVLQQPAKFGADIVVHSATKYLNGHGDVVAGVVCANFEMINEIKMTTLKDIGATISPHDAWLIMRGLKTLPIRMDRHCSNAQTVAEFLEQHPMVDEVYYPGLKSHSGNKFVGNQMKAAGGVIAFELNTDLTGGKTFIDAMELFSIAVSLGDAESLIQHPASMTHSPYTPEERADAGISDSLIRISVGLENVDDIISDLTQALEKVKLPSSDKVTNINQANNAA; translated from the coding sequence ATGACCCAATTTAAGAGCAAAAATATTGAAACTAACGCTATTCATGCCGGCAGAATTAATGATACACAGTTTGGCTCGCTTGCTACGCCTTTATATCAAACATCTACGTTCATCTTTGATAATGCTCAGCAAGGTGGCGACCGTTTTGCCGGTGAAAGCGAAGGTTATATTTACACGCGCTTAGGTAACCCAACAACTCGCCAATTAGAACAGCGCGTTGCGGCTATGGAATGCATGGATGATGCAGCTGCAACCGCAACAGGTATGGCTGCTGTCTCAGCAGCGTTACTGACTAACTTGCAAGCTGGCGATCATATGATTTCATCTAAAGCTGTTTATGGTTGCTCATTCGCGCTAATGAATCACATGCTGAAGAAGTTTAATATCGAGGTGACGTTTGTCGATATGACTGAGCCTGACAATATCAAAGCAGCCATCAAAGAAAATACTAAGTTAGTCTTTTTAGAAACCCCCATCAATCCAAACTTAGTGGTATTAGATTTGGAAAAAATTTGCGCCATTGCCAAAGCGCACAACTTATTATCAATAGTAGACAATACTTTCCTTACCCCTGTATTACAACAGCCTGCAAAATTTGGTGCTGATATTGTGGTGCATAGTGCAACTAAATACCTTAATGGTCATGGTGATGTTGTCGCCGGTGTCGTCTGTGCTAATTTTGAAATGATCAACGAAATAAAAATGACGACCCTTAAAGATATCGGTGCCACCATAAGTCCTCATGATGCTTGGTTGATTATGCGCGGCCTTAAAACTTTGCCGATTCGAATGGATAGACATTGTAGCAATGCACAAACAGTCGCAGAGTTTTTAGAACAACACCCTATGGTTGATGAAGTTTACTATCCTGGTCTTAAAAGTCACTCTGGGAACAAGTTTGTGGGTAATCAAATGAAAGCCGCAGGTGGTGTAATTGCTTTTGAATTAAATACCGACTTGACGGGTGGAAAAACCTTTATTGATGCAATGGAGCTTTTTTCAATTGCCGTCAGCTTAGGTGATGCAGAGTCATTAATTCAACACCCTGCGTCAATGACACACTCGCCTTATACCCCCGAAGAAAGAGCAGATGCGGGCATCAGTGATAGTTTAATTAGAATCTCTGTAGGTTTAGAGAATGTCGATGATATTATCAGTGATTTAACCCAAGCTTTGGAAAAAGTGAAACTGCCAAGCAGCGATAAAGTTACCAATATTAATCAAGCAAATAATGCAGCATAA
- a CDS encoding HIT domain-containing protein produces MSEVTTFNLHPQLATDGIELADFPLCKLLLCNDSAYPWFILVPKVADISEVFQLEWDQQQQLLNESSLLSELLMQVFAGDKMNVAALGNVVEQLHVHHVVRFKDDAQWPKPIWGQQPLTPYSDEEIATLKEKLLPQLAVIFSDK; encoded by the coding sequence ATGAGTGAAGTAACAACATTTAATTTACACCCTCAACTAGCAACAGATGGTATTGAGTTGGCTGATTTTCCTTTGTGTAAATTACTACTATGTAATGATAGTGCTTACCCTTGGTTTATTTTAGTACCTAAAGTTGCCGATATTAGTGAAGTGTTCCAACTTGAGTGGGACCAACAGCAACAATTGCTTAATGAGTCGAGCTTATTGAGTGAGTTATTAATGCAAGTCTTTGCTGGTGACAAAATGAATGTTGCTGCGTTAGGTAATGTTGTTGAGCAACTGCATGTTCATCATGTTGTACGTTTTAAAGATGATGCACAATGGCCGAAGCCAATTTGGGGCCAACAACCATTAACACCTTATTCTGATGAAGAAATAGCGACACTCAAAGAAAAGTTATTACCGCAATTAGCGGTTATTTTCTCTGATAAATAA
- a CDS encoding DUF3422 family protein — protein MLNKLISNELSENTVLPLSSLHKIAIHPLREKLYNELHNRPFQSISSPAQLTHIAIQHQGELKQQEHDFISLLCNRFQVNSPAKSMPCFYQDFGLFSLRWERHLEYSTYTFIHQAPLTDQPFVKNAIDYVPSNWFEQMPGQVIAAVHLIIESENIDKAKTHKVEQFFDNMSLIASAPVHSQAKVWSSFKLHEDGFGRFLIYQEDLSPAQLGRLAQQLLQLDTYRLMATLGLPLAQAINSELNQLDIQLQQVTTYIALGTEKSDRELLTQVSKIAAKVEDYRSQSTYRFSATNAYYDVALQRMEELKEEEIPGYMTLQEFLMRRITPAVKTCQTASNHLEDISKRVTRASDLLRTRVEMVLQEQNQTLLKSMNHRAHVQMRLQQTVEGLSVAAISYYGMQLFETMLTSLPTLGVEYNHELVSGFAVPIVIGIVFVGTRLIHKRLMKGLK, from the coding sequence TTGTTAAATAAATTAATATCTAATGAATTATCTGAAAATACAGTACTACCTTTATCTTCGTTGCATAAAATAGCGATTCATCCGTTACGTGAAAAACTTTATAACGAATTGCATAATAGACCTTTTCAATCAATATCATCGCCCGCTCAGCTCACGCATATTGCTATTCAGCATCAAGGGGAATTAAAGCAGCAAGAGCATGATTTCATCTCACTTTTATGTAATAGATTTCAAGTAAACTCTCCCGCTAAGTCAATGCCATGTTTCTATCAAGACTTTGGTTTATTCAGTCTTCGCTGGGAGCGCCATTTAGAATATTCCACCTATACCTTTATCCACCAAGCGCCATTAACTGACCAACCTTTTGTTAAAAATGCGATTGATTATGTTCCCAGCAATTGGTTTGAGCAAATGCCCGGTCAAGTTATCGCGGCAGTTCATTTGATTATTGAATCTGAGAATATAGATAAAGCGAAAACACACAAGGTTGAACAATTTTTTGACAATATGTCATTGATCGCCAGTGCTCCCGTACATTCACAGGCGAAAGTCTGGAGTTCATTTAAATTACATGAAGATGGTTTTGGTCGTTTTCTGATATACCAAGAAGACTTGTCACCTGCACAGCTTGGGCGCCTAGCACAGCAATTATTACAGCTTGATACCTACCGTTTAATGGCAACACTGGGTTTACCGCTAGCACAAGCAATTAATAGTGAGCTGAATCAACTCGACATCCAACTGCAACAAGTGACAACTTACATCGCGTTAGGTACTGAAAAAAGTGATAGAGAGCTACTAACACAAGTCTCTAAAATAGCAGCAAAAGTGGAAGATTATCGTAGCCAAAGCACTTACCGATTTTCTGCTACAAATGCCTATTACGACGTGGCATTGCAACGAATGGAAGAATTAAAAGAAGAAGAAATCCCTGGTTATATGACCTTGCAAGAATTCTTAATGCGTCGAATTACCCCGGCAGTTAAAACCTGTCAAACAGCGTCAAATCATTTAGAAGATATCTCTAAAAGAGTGACCCGTGCCAGTGATTTATTACGCACCCGTGTTGAAATGGTACTACAGGAGCAAAACCAAACCTTATTAAAATCAATGAATCATCGTGCTCACGTGCAAATGCGCTTGCAACAAACCGTTGAAGGTTTATCTGTTGCTGCAATAAGTTATTATGGCATGCAATTATTCGAAACTATGCTCACCTCATTACCAACCTTAGGTGTTGAATATAATCATGAACTAGTGAGTGGTTTTGCTGTACCTATTGTCATTGGCATTGTATTTGTTGGCACACGCTTAATACATAAGCGCTTGATGAAAGGGTTAAAATAG
- a CDS encoding sigma 54-interacting transcriptional regulator — MRVVIESSDRIGISQEILAIFAKQAWNLKTVEITSCFTYVHVEYAALTLSSIRECLASVIGVNSVEVINLLPSEQRESHLQALLDKMPEPIIDVDSNGLILAMNKASHKLKPSKDATEPELVTTDYLGKPIEAFLGQINKTMLTNAATSQAVTIEGRAYILDVSPVISSNSSTLEQDNTGQVSGSVLLFRSMNTLGRQISLMQSHQDHSFDSIIGQSKSISLIKAQSKRFAELDLPVLISGETGTGKELIARALHQASSRSKAPFLAINCSALPEHLLESELFGYASGAFTGAQKGGKPGLIELAEGGCLFLDEIAEMSPYLQAKLLRFLQDLTYRRVGGTKELVANIRIVSASHQDLAKLISQKTFREDLYYRLNVLSIDLPPLRERMADMSLLANLFIENAAKQVSNSQQTDIAKPKLTAQALSLLQGFAWPGNIRQLQNVLFSVVALNNGGDICADDLLQVLNKHAGKQQLSNDIDIQTIKDWSSAQADFEAKLLEHLHPLFPTTRKLAERLNVSHNKIAMKLREHGIK, encoded by the coding sequence ATGCGTGTTGTTATTGAATCAAGCGATAGAATAGGTATTTCCCAAGAAATATTAGCTATATTTGCCAAGCAAGCTTGGAATTTAAAAACCGTAGAAATTACCAGCTGTTTTACCTATGTGCATGTTGAATATGCTGCGTTAACGCTTTCGTCAATTAGAGAATGCTTAGCCTCAGTTATTGGCGTTAACAGTGTAGAGGTGATTAATTTATTACCTAGTGAACAACGAGAGAGTCATTTACAAGCCTTATTAGATAAAATGCCTGAGCCTATTATCGATGTTGATAGTAATGGACTAATTTTGGCTATGAACAAGGCAAGTCATAAGCTTAAGCCGTCAAAGGATGCAACTGAGCCTGAGTTGGTTACAACGGATTACTTGGGCAAGCCAATCGAAGCGTTTCTTGGGCAAATTAATAAAACTATGCTCACCAATGCCGCTACCAGCCAAGCCGTGACTATTGAAGGGAGGGCCTACATTCTTGATGTAAGTCCCGTAATATCAAGTAACAGTTCAACCTTAGAACAAGACAATACTGGGCAAGTAAGTGGCTCAGTGCTACTTTTTCGCTCAATGAATACCCTAGGGCGTCAAATTTCATTAATGCAAAGTCATCAAGATCACAGTTTTGATAGCATTATTGGTCAATCAAAAAGTATCAGTTTAATTAAGGCGCAAAGTAAACGTTTTGCGGAATTAGATTTACCGGTATTAATCAGTGGTGAAACCGGTACAGGTAAAGAGTTAATCGCTCGAGCATTACATCAAGCGAGCTCAAGATCTAAAGCGCCTTTTTTAGCGATAAACTGCTCAGCACTACCTGAACATTTATTAGAAAGTGAGCTATTTGGTTATGCTAGTGGCGCATTTACGGGGGCCCAAAAAGGCGGTAAACCTGGATTAATTGAACTAGCTGAAGGTGGCTGTTTATTTTTAGATGAAATTGCAGAAATGTCACCGTATTTACAAGCAAAATTGTTACGATTTTTACAAGATCTCACTTATCGTCGTGTTGGTGGTACTAAAGAACTGGTTGCTAATATACGTATTGTCAGTGCCAGTCACCAAGACTTAGCCAAACTCATTAGTCAGAAAACCTTTCGAGAAGATCTTTATTATCGCTTAAATGTGCTGAGTATCGATTTACCACCACTAAGAGAGCGTATGGCAGACATGAGTCTCTTGGCTAACTTGTTTATTGAAAATGCGGCTAAACAAGTCAGTAACAGTCAACAAACAGATATTGCAAAGCCAAAACTTACTGCACAAGCACTTAGTTTATTACAGGGATTCGCTTGGCCAGGAAATATTAGGCAACTACAAAATGTTTTATTCAGTGTTGTTGCTTTGAATAATGGCGGTGATATTTGTGCTGATGACTTGTTACAAGTCCTCAATAAGCATGCTGGTAAACAACAGCTTAGTAATGATATAGATATTCAAACAATTAAAGATTGGTCTAGTGCTCAAGCTGATTTTGAAGCTAAATTACTTGAACATCTCCATCCGTTATTTCCGACAACACGAAAATTGGCTGAGCGTTTAAATGTCTCACACAATAAAATAGCGATGAAACTAAGAGAACATGGCATAAAATAA